Genomic DNA from Halobacteriovorax sp. DA5:
GAAAGGCCTTCATGAAAATGTTGTGGTCTTAGATTTTAAATCTCTCTACCCAACAATTATTAAAACTTTTAAGATTGATCCACTTTCGCGCTTAAAAGGGGATGTGAATTCAACAATACTTAAAAATGGAGTTGCTTTCTCTAAGACAGAGCATATTCTTCCAGAACAAATTGACTTTCTTTTAAAACAGCGTGAAATAGCAAAAACAAGGCAGGATAAGAACTTATCTCAAGCCGTTAAAATTCTCATGAATTCTTTCTATGGTGTAATGGGCTCTGGTGGTTGCCGCTTTTATCACGCGGATCTAGCGACATCGATAACATCAACAGGTCAGTGGCTTCTTAATGAATCCATGAATTATGCACGCTCTCTTGGCTACGAAGTTGTCTATGGTGATACTGATTCTGTTTTCATAAAATTAAAGTTCTTAGAATCATCTCAAAAGGATAAGGCCGGTACAGATCTAGCACGCAAAATAACAACTCACTTAACGGAGTTAATCGAAAGAGATTACGACCTCGAGTCTCACCTTGAAATGGAATATGAGAAATGCTTTAAGAAGTTGTTTATCCCTGAATCTCGAAGTTCTGAAATGGGTGCAAAGAAGCGCTATGCCGGAATTTTTGAAAATGGTGAATTATATTTTTCTGGAATGGAGTTTGTTCGTTCTGATTGGACGAAAGCCGCTAAAAGCTTTCAGTATGAAATCTATAAGAGGTTTTTTAATTCAGAGTCTTTAAATGAATATATTAAGAATTACGTTAATGATTTAAAGAATGGTTTTTTTGATAGGCAATTGGTTTATTCAAAACGATTATCAAAAGATATCAGCGAATACACAAAAACAAATCCTCCTCATGTAAAGGCCGCAAGGTTATTGCAGGAGAGAGAACCTGATAAGAACATCAGAAAAATCGATTACTTAATGACGCTTCATGGCCCTGTTCCTCTTGTTTTTGCGCCTAAGGACATCGATTATCAGCATTATATTGATAAACAGTTATCACCAGTTGCAACTGATGTGCTAAAATTTATGGGTATCTCCTTTGACGATATTGTCATGGGTTCACAAATGAGTTTATTTGAATGAGCGATCAAGAATATACAGCACCAAAAAGAAGCTATAAGAAGAACTGGGCCTTCATGGGTTCTGTTTTTTTTATCATGGCAATCTTTTACATTCTTTTCAAACGCGATTTCTACTTATATGTTTGTGAACAAGAAAATAATGCTCCAGCCTGTTTCTTATTATCTGATATTTATCAGGAAGATGGGGAGTATGCTAAGGCACAAAAGTATCTTGAGCTATCTTGTCAGAATAAATATGAAATCGCCTGCAACAAGCTTGGAAGGGGCATTCCGGCCAGTATCGTGAAATAGGTAAGCTTTTATTTGCTAACCATCCCTTGAACTTTTTAGGCTTCTTATATATCCTATTTAGCAGTTCAAAGGGGTTGTATTTTGATTCGAACACTAATTGATATTTATATTTTTATTCTCATTATTGATGTGATTATTTCTTATATCCCTCAATATAAATCACATCCAATTTGTGTAAGAATAAAGCAGCTCTCTGATTACACATGTGGCCCTGTTCGTCGTATGTTGCCAGAAATGGATATTCCATTTGATATCTCTCCGATGATTGTGATTTTATTTTTAAAGATTTTCGTCGCAGTTTTTTAGTTTCTTTGTAATTTCAAATTCTTGCCAATACGTATCAAAAGTTATTAAATTATAATTATATGTATTGCCTATGGAGGGGTTAGTGCACAACGAGTTTGATTTTCTTACACAAGAGACTTTTAATCTTAATACACAAGAACAATTTTTAGCTGATGAAGATTTTCGCAATGAATTTCTTTTTGGCTCACAAAGTTTAGAGTCTGAATCAGAATCGTGTGTTGAATATCCTCAAACCTCTGGTTTCGTATACAATATCGTTAAAAGTAGTTCGACTTTTAGTATTCGTGGTGTAATTACAGATAATATTAGTGAAACATTCGAATTAGCTAGCTCTGGCGATGTATCGACACTTAAGTCACTACGAATTGAAAAGAGTGAAGTGGCCGAATCTCTTTACTACGAAATTCCTAACTTAGATCTTGCTCAAGTTATTTATGATCAAATTTTTAATAAGCGCTTTCCTTTAGAGGAAGATTTAATTTGCAATATCTCTGACCCGGGCTTTAGCTGGTGGTATCAAAGAAGTGACGATGCCATTCGCATTAACTTTAAAAGCCATAAGCTTGAGGGGAGCGGACAAAGACTGAAACTAGGTCCAATTGGCGATGTGTGTATCGCAAGTATTCTTTTCACACGTCTGGAAAAGGCCCTAGAAGAGAAAATGAATCTTTTAGAGTTTAGTATTTCTGAAAAGCATTTCATTCTAAAGCCGAAAGATCGCTTTCACCGAATATTTGAAGAATTATCTTTAGTTTTTGAAGAAGGAGAGCTTGATAGTGATGCTCAGATTCTAAGAGGACTTGATGAGACTTTGAAATTATATCTAATTGAGTTGGCAACTATCAGAAAGTTTTGGCTTCAAATCGAGTCTTTAAACACAAATTTTGATTATTCGACTTCTCAAAATCTTCTTTCGTAAACGAATAAAAAAACTTCGAATCGCCTTTGTGCGCTTTGTCACGATAAGTTTTCCGTGAGAAAACTACTTGTGTGAAATTTTGAAACGCATTAAAATATTGATATTGGGAAAAAAAGTATTCATGAGGAATACTTCGCAAAAAACAGGATGTAAGTTTGCAGTTTTCACTAGGAAGAAATCGTGGACCTTCTGCGTCAGGGTCTGCATCGACGACTAATAGTAGTTCAGAGCAAAATTCAAGAAGTGCAGCAATGCAAAAAGCGATTGAAAGAAATCGTGCAAAGATGGCCTCGAGACAAGATCAAAGAGGGACTCCTGCAGGTGCACCGAGTCGTGCTTCTGCCCCAATGGGAACGCCGCCTCCAATGCCTAGGGCATCTGCAACAAGTGCTCGTCCAAGACCAATGTCTGCTCCATCTCGTGATGAAGGAGCATCAAGTGAATCCGGATCGTCTGTATTGGCGAAACTTAGAGCACAACGAGCTCAACGTGAAGCAAGTGCAGCACCAAAACCATCAGTTTCAGCTTCACCAAGTGCAGCTCCAACAAGAAAACCAATTACTCAAGCAGATAATATTGAAATGTCTTCACCTCTTAGAAAGAAGACAACAGCTCCTGCAGCTGTTAATTATGCTGACCAAACACCAGTAAAGGCAATTGCTAAGGCCAAGACTGCGGTAAGCGCTAAGAGAAAAGTAAAATCTAAATCTAAAAAGAAAGGTGAGCTTACGCACTGGGGTGTGAAGTTATGTTGGGGATTTTGCTTATTCCTTCTAGGCCGCTTAGTTTTTTCTCAGGGTGGGGTAATTGAATACTTTGATAAGAAATCGACGCTTGATCAGGCTTACCATGAAGTGACTCTATTAAAAGCAGAGAATGATGGCCTAATGAAAGAGCTTGATTTAATCAGAAATAATCACCGCTATAAAAAGAAACTTGTCCGTGATCACTTAGGTTATATCGCTCGTGATGAGTATCTTATTTTATTCCCAGAGACTTCTGAAACTTCTGATCGAGGGCTTTCTTCCATTTAAGTTGGGAGCCCTTAGTAATTCCGTAATTCTTTGCCATACCGGCATGCAATTCTAAAACAAATTGACCTTGATAAACCTTAGTCGTTGGAATCTTTTGCGGTTCATTGCGACTTGGATAATGAGGTAGTGTTTCAATAGCAATAACTTTAAAGTTCTTATCTAAAAAAATAATATCGAGATCAAAGTGAGTATCAGGCATCCAAAACTTTAGTGGCATCTCTTGTTGATAGACAAAAACGAGGCCTTCACTTTTCTTCATCTTGTTGGCCTTTAGTCCACTTAGGCCTTGTTGCTTTTCCTCTTCTGATACTGCCCAAGAGACTTTAATCTCATTATTCTTTGGCGTAATCATGATCTTCTCGGCCCACTTCGGATTAATAAATTGGGCATGTGAATGTGTGCCTAGCGTTAATAGTAGAAATACAAAAAATGTACTGAGAATATGTGAAGAATTTGTTATAAATTTCATACCAAAAAACTATATATCAAGAGGATTAGCATGTCACAGATTAAGGGTTTGATGAGAACTCACAATTTAGGAGAATTAAGGGCCGAGCACATCGGTAATGTAGTAACACTATGCGGTTGGGTAAATAAGAACCGCGACCTAGGTGGTCTAACTTTTATCGATTTACGAGATAAATTTGGTGTAACTCAACTTAACTTCACAAACTTCAAGGGCGACGCTGATCTTCTTAAAAAATGTCATCTTGAATCAGTTATCAAGGTTATTGGGACTGTTGCAGGACGTCCTGAAGAAGCGCTAAATAAGAATATGGCCACAGGAGAAGTTGAAGTTCACGTAACTGAACTAGAAGTTCTATCAGAGTGTGATATTAATAATATTCCATTTCTTCCATATGGTGCAACTGAAGCGACAGAAGATAACAAGCTTAAGTACCGCTACCTAGATTTAAGAACAAAGAAGCTTCAAGATATTCTAAAGCTTCGTTCTAAAATTACTCTAGACGTAAGAAATACAATGAGTGCAAACGACTTCATCGAAGTTGAAACACCAATTCTTTATAAGTCGACACCAGAAGGTGCTCGTGACTACGTTGTTCCATCTCGTGTTCACCCTGGTCACGTTTACGCTCTTCCGCAGTCGCCACAGACACTTAAACAACTTCTTATGATTGGTGGAACTGATAAGTACTTCCAAATCTGTAAGTGCTTCCGTGACGAGGACTTAAGAGCTGACCGTCAGCCAGAGTTTACTCAAATCGATATTGAGGTTTCATTTGCTACTGAAGAGTATATGAAAAATATCGCAACTGATCTTATGAGAAATATCTTTGAATTAGGCGCTGATTTTGAAATTCCAGTTATGCATTACAACGATGCAATGAGAGACTACGGTTCAGATAAACCAGACGTACGTTTTGGATTAAAGCAACATATTGTTTCAGACATTTTTAAAGATACTGAATTTGGTGTTTTCAAATCAGCAATTGAAAGTGGTGGAATGGTTAAGACGATGTTCGTACCAGCTTCAATGGGAACATTTTCTCGTAAGGTTCTTGATGGATTCGTTGATGTTGTAAAACCTCACGGTGGAAAAGGTGTTGCATTCTTTAAAGTTGAAGATGGTGCCGTTTCTGGTGGTATCTCTAAATTCATTACTGAAGAGGTTCTTGCAAGTTTATCAAGTCTTTCTGATTTAGATGGAGATGCAAAAAATGGAACATGGCTATTCTTTGCAGATCAAGAGGGAATTGTACACGATAGTGCAGATGCTCTTCGTCGCCACCTAGGGCGCGAGCTTGGTCTTATCAAAGACGGTTACGCATTCCTATGGGTAAATGACTTCCCATGTTTTGAAACTGATGAATCAAGATTCTATGCAAAACACCACCCATTCACTTCTCCGAAGATTAGTGAAATGGATAAATTTATGAACGAAGAGATCAATGTTAGCAATAAAACTCTTCGCGACCTTCCTGCTCAAGCATACGACCTCGTTTGTAACGGGTACGAGCTTGGTGGTGGATCAATTAGAATTCACAACGGTGCAGTTCAGGAAAGAATGTTTGAAGTTCTTGGTATGAGTGAAGAAGAAGTTGCTAATCAATTTGGGTTCTTTGTAAATGCGCTTAAGTACGGAACACCTCCACATGGTGGTATTGCTCTAGGTCTAGACCGTATCACAATGGTTAAGGCCGGAACTGATAATATTCGTGATGTAATCGCGTTCCCTAAGACAACGACAGCAAGTGATATGATGTCGAATGCACCATCTGTTCCTTCAAAAGAGCAGACTGATGAACTACACTTTGGTTTCTTAAAATAATTGTAGAAGGCCCTCTTATTAGGAGGGCCTCTTTTTTGGAATATTGATCTATGTTTAAAAGCTTGTACCGTGAATTCTTACATGAGTGGAAACATAGCTCGACAATGTCGGTGGTTTTTCAATTTCTTGGAATCGTCGCTTTCTTCTTAGTCTATACTTCAGATTTACAGCTCGAAACTAATGCAAAAACATTCTTAGCAATATTTTCTTATGTTGTTATTCAATGGCTTCTTTCAAGTACTCCTTTATTTATTTCAGGAATGATGGGAGTTGCTCTGACTGTTCTATTTGGTGTGGTTTCTTTTGAAGAAGCCTTCAGTAGTTTTAGCTCTCAGATTATCTTTCTATTTATGGGAGGATTTCTTTTAGCGCGTGCGATGGAGAAGCTTGGCCTTGATCGAAAATTATCGGTGACGATTCTAAATACTCGCTTCATTGATGGTGACTTCAATCGTACTCTGGCCGTCGTTATTGGTGTCACTTGTCTATTTTCGATGTGGGTTTCAAATTCCGCTACAACTGCAATGATGCTACCAATCGGTTTTGGCTTACTTAAGTCTTTTAAAGTGAAAGAAGAAAAGACAAAGCAGTATTTTTTATTAATTGTTGCCTATGCAGCATCCGTTGGTGGAATGGCCACTCCAATTGGTTCACCTCCAAACCTTATTACAATGGGACTACTTGAGCAGCATACAAATCAAGTTTTAACTTTTTGGGATTGGTGCAAGTTTGGCTTTCCCCTGACAATCTTCTTTTCAATAATTTTATTCTTCTATGCAAAGAGGAAAATTACTGAAGATATTAAGAAAGTTGATAAGAATGATCTCATGATGAGCTTAGGTAAGAATAATAAAATTACAAATAACGAAATACGCTTAATGCTCATTTTTACGATTACAATTTTCTTATGGTTTGCTCCAAGTTTATGCTCACTCATATTAGGTAAGGGGCATATCGTTTCAATATATGTTCAAAAATATTTAACAGCGGGGATGGTTGCTATCATTGCTGCTTGTACTCTCTTTATGGCACCAATTTATAGTCGTACAAAATTATTGGATCAAGATGATATTAAGACGATTGATTGGGGAACACTGTTACTCTTTGGCTCTGGTCTTTCTCTAGGATCGACACTTTTTAAAACAGGAATTGCCGATTTTGTGGCAAATAACTTGATTAGTATTTTTAGTAACTGGAGCTTTGCTGCTCTTCTTGTTCTTGTTGTTGGAATTTCAATATTTCTCACTGAGCTTGTAAGCAATACTGCTGCGGCCAATGTTTTAGTTCCAATTCTGATTGCAGCAGCAACTCAAGCAAATTATTCAAGTATTACTGCGGCTTTTGTCGTGGCCTTTAGTTGTAATATGGCCTTTATGTTACCAGTTGCCACACCACCAAATGCAATTGTCTATGGAACAGGTCTCGTCCCTATGAATCGTATGATTAGCTTTGGCGTTATTCTCAATATTGTGGCATTTATTAGTTTGTCCTTAATTGTGATAATGTCTTAGCTTGGATGATTTTTCCTAATTTTATTTAGTTCATTAATTATTTAAGCGTACAAATTACTCACTCCGAATAGTCGAGTATGAAAGCACTTAAAATCGCCACGATATCAATTTGTTCTCTTTTAACCTTTGCCTTTGATGATAAGTTCGAAGACTTTGCCGAGATGGATGCATGTGTTGAATGTGTCATGGTTCAAGAACAGAATCAAAATATGAACTCTTCTGGGGGTGGCTATCCTGGTATGGGAATGGGCATAGGGGGCAGCTTTACGAATTACGGTGTTAATCTGAAAATGCCAGATAAAAAAGCGATTGCATCTGCATTTGCAAAAAATCAATTACAGTATCATATATCCCATTCAGCTAATGATACAGTGGACTTAGAAAGTTATTTCGCAAGTGTTGATCCAAAGAATGAGTTAAGTCGTAGTGAGCGTGAAAAATTGGTAACTGAGATTATAAGTAATTCCACAGCTCCATACTATGAATATAATGTAGAAACAAATACTGGTTTCTATAAAGTAAATCCCGCTATCGAACGTCTTATTCGTTCGGCCCAAGCTTCTGGCTATATTGTCGATAATGAGTCTTATAAAGATCTTGAGTTAGCAAAGGCCTATATTACTTTCGAAGGTGATGTGGATGGACTAATTAGTTATCTTAAAGAAAATTACAAAGGGGCCAAACTTGCAAAGGCAGCAAATCAATATCCTCGTTATATGGGTATGGATGCCAATGGAAACCTTTCAGACGACTATTATAAATTATTAAAGCTTTCTCTCGAATCTGGGGGACTTGATGATACAAAGGTTATGGAGTTAATTAGACAAGAGATTCTTTCAAGATCACTTGGAGGGAAACCATCTCCGATTTCTGATTTAATATCAAAGCATATTGATGTGGCAGAGTCTTATCGAAATGGGTTAGGAGATAATCTGGCATGTGAATTTGCTAAAGGGATTTATCTCAATACTAATCATATGAAAGAAACGATAAGTTCTACATATCCAGCAATGGCCACTTCTAGTAATTTATTTGGCTCTTATGAACAGCAGGCCATCATGGAAGATCTCAAAAGCTCTGCCATTTTTAATAATATGAATAATCTTCTTCATTACCAGGCCCTAGGTGGAAGTATTGATACGGTTTGTGCTGATGGTATGTATCCAAGGGATTACCTCGAAGTTGCTCATAGAGAAGGGCTTCTTGATAATTTTGCGAAAGAAGAGCTCATCATCCTTGGACTTGTTCAGGATGATTGCTACAAAGATGTTTCTCGTCTTGAGTTAGCGAAGTTATGTGATGCTGCTTCAATTGCATATATTCTTGAAAGACAGACCAGGCGAAATCTTCAAATGTCTGAGCGTACAGAAAACTCAAATGTAAAACACAATTATATTGAGGGGAGAAATGGTTGTAGCATTTCTGTTCTAGATAATATTGTGAGAAAAGGTGGAAAGACAGTTGATCGAGAAGTTGAAGTTCTCTTAAATAGTGATGAAGTAATTTTAAGAACCAAGAGCATGGAGAAGCTAAAGGCCAGTATTAATAGCCTTTACGGAGACCAGTAAGTTCTTTGTTGCACGAAATCATAGGGGCAGATAAAATAGAATATTATGGCCCTTAGTTTAGAAAAAACTTTTGTTAAAACGACAAAGAATAAGATTAAAAATCGTATTGAAAATTCTGATGAATCTTTACTTGAGATTATACTCGATCATAAAGAGGAGCGTTCTCGTCGTACGCAAAAAGGTGAGCATAAGGCCTGTGTGAAAAGACCGTGGGATTCAAGTGATAGTTCTCAGCGTGATCTCTTTAATGGAAGTAGTGAAGGCTATAACAAGTCTAAGGTTGCTAATAAGACAGTTATGAAGCCATATCAAAAAGAGTGTGAGGGGAGTCGTCCGAGTAAGTCAGTGAGCTGTGACGAAAAACTAAAGTCACGTGTCGTGGGCCGTGCCAGCGAGATCTTCGCCAATCTCGAACTTTAGGGGCGCGGGTACCAATCGAGAATTCAATTATATAGAAGAGAGAATCATATCTAATTCTCACTTTTCCATGAAATTTTTAATGAATTAGCCTCGAAGCATCGCTTTATGGAGTGTTCGTTATTGTATTTTTGTGAATTTAAGAAATAATTCTTAGTTAAGTATCCGAATTCTCGATTGGTACCCGCGCCCCTAACCGAATAGGCTGATTTGTTCAACTTCTTCAACTGGCTCGGTATCTGCTTGGATCTCTGCTAGTGCATAAGCGAATTCTTCTGTACTGATCACATGAGTTTGAGAGATGAAGTCCTGCACACCTTTTTGATCATGTCTTAAGAAGTTGATCACAAGTGGTAAAAAGAAAAGTAGGTTAGCGAAAACATAGCCGATTGAGCGTCCAAAGCAATCAAGGGCACTTAATGGCTCAGTTACATCGTGTGACTTCACAACCTTTAACTTGAAAAATGCTTTCCCTAAAGTCTGTCCATTTCCTAAGTAGTAAGAAAAGAAGAAGTAGCTAAAGAACATGATTGCAAGTGATAGCTGTGTTGTCTGACTCTGAAATGCCATTGATGAAACCTTTGGCGAAGTCGAAATATTTGAAATGAAATTATTTACAAATGAAAGCCAAATAAAAGTTAGTGCCTTATTGGCAAAAACCACAAGATAAATATCTAGGATAAAAGCGTAGAATCTCTTTCTAAGACGATCTTGTCTTATCTTCTTAGCGGCTTTGCTTTTTTTGTAGTAATCGTAAATTTCAGATAGCTTATTATTCGTGCTCATACAGTGTTTATCGGTATGAACGCAGGAGAGTAAAAAAAAGGACGCTTAAGAAAGCGCCCTTGGCAAATATTTCTAGTTTAAAGTAATTTGATCAACTAATTCATTGAGCTTATTTAGGGCCTGAATAGGAGTTAAGTTGTTGATATCCACTTTTGATAAGTGATCCTCAACTTGTTTCAAGTACTCAGGTATTTCTGCTGGTGTTTGTACACTGAAGAAATCTAATTGTTCGCTATGATCACTATCAAGTAAGGCTTGAGACACACTTGATTCCTTTTCCATGCTCTTAAGAATTGATTGTGAACGCTTAAGTACAGTTGGAGGAAGGCCTGCAAGTTTGGCAACGTAGATACCAAATGATTGTGAAGCGGCTTGTTCAACGAGACGATATAGGAATTTAACATTTCCTCTATGGTTTTGCGTTTCTACTGTAAGGTTTTTTGCCTCTGGGTAGCGATCCGCAAGATCAATTAGCTCATGGTAGTGAGTTGCAAATAGACAAAGTGCTTTTGTGTTCTCAATGAAGTGTTCAACTAGGGCCCAAGCGATTGAAAGGCCATCATAAGTTGAAGTACCACGTCCCACTTCATCAAGAATGATAAGTGACTTATCTGTTGCGTGTCTTAGGATCTCAGCTGTTTCGGCCATTTCCACCATAAAAGTCGATTGTCCTTTTAGGATGTCATCACTTGCACCAAGACGACTGAATAGGAAGTCGCAAATACTAACTTTGGCATTATCTGCAGGAACGAATGATCCAATTTGTGTTAGAAGTTGGATAATAGCAATCTCACGCATAACTGTTGTTTTACCGGCCATGTTGGGACCAGTAATAAGACCGAAGTATGTTTCATCATTAAGTTTAAGGTCGTGCGGAATGAATTGATCTTTGATGGCAGCTTTAATTAGTGGGTGCCATGCTCCGCGAATATCCATGTCACGAGACTTTTCAGAAATAGTTGGTCTTGAGAATTCTT
This window encodes:
- a CDS encoding YggT family protein translates to MIRTLIDIYIFILIIDVIISYIPQYKSHPICVRIKQLSDYTCGPVRRMLPEMDIPFDISPMIVILFLKIFVAVF
- a CDS encoding DASS family sodium-coupled anion symporter; translation: MFKSLYREFLHEWKHSSTMSVVFQFLGIVAFFLVYTSDLQLETNAKTFLAIFSYVVIQWLLSSTPLFISGMMGVALTVLFGVVSFEEAFSSFSSQIIFLFMGGFLLARAMEKLGLDRKLSVTILNTRFIDGDFNRTLAVVIGVTCLFSMWVSNSATTAMMLPIGFGLLKSFKVKEEKTKQYFLLIVAYAASVGGMATPIGSPPNLITMGLLEQHTNQVLTFWDWCKFGFPLTIFFSIILFFYAKRKITEDIKKVDKNDLMMSLGKNNKITNNEIRLMLIFTITIFLWFAPSLCSLILGKGHIVSIYVQKYLTAGMVAIIAACTLFMAPIYSRTKLLDQDDIKTIDWGTLLLFGSGLSLGSTLFKTGIADFVANNLISIFSNWSFAALLVLVVGISIFLTELVSNTAAANVLVPILIAAATQANYSSITAAFVVAFSCNMAFMLPVATPPNAIVYGTGLVPMNRMISFGVILNIVAFISLSLIVIMS
- a CDS encoding RDD family protein, whose translation is MSTNNKLSEIYDYYKKSKAAKKIRQDRLRKRFYAFILDIYLVVFANKALTFIWLSFVNNFISNISTSPKVSSMAFQSQTTQLSLAIMFFSYFFFSYYLGNGQTLGKAFFKLKVVKSHDVTEPLSALDCFGRSIGYVFANLLFFLPLVINFLRHDQKGVQDFISQTHVISTEEFAYALAEIQADTEPVEEVEQISLFG
- a CDS encoding DUF192 domain-containing protein, whose product is MKFITNSSHILSTFFVFLLLTLGTHSHAQFINPKWAEKIMITPKNNEIKVSWAVSEEEKQQGLSGLKANKMKKSEGLVFVYQQEMPLKFWMPDTHFDLDIIFLDKNFKVIAIETLPHYPSRNEPQKIPTTKVYQGQFVLELHAGMAKNYGITKGSQLKWKKALDQKFQKSLGIK
- the aspS gene encoding aspartate--tRNA ligase, encoding MSQIKGLMRTHNLGELRAEHIGNVVTLCGWVNKNRDLGGLTFIDLRDKFGVTQLNFTNFKGDADLLKKCHLESVIKVIGTVAGRPEEALNKNMATGEVEVHVTELEVLSECDINNIPFLPYGATEATEDNKLKYRYLDLRTKKLQDILKLRSKITLDVRNTMSANDFIEVETPILYKSTPEGARDYVVPSRVHPGHVYALPQSPQTLKQLLMIGGTDKYFQICKCFRDEDLRADRQPEFTQIDIEVSFATEEYMKNIATDLMRNIFELGADFEIPVMHYNDAMRDYGSDKPDVRFGLKQHIVSDIFKDTEFGVFKSAIESGGMVKTMFVPASMGTFSRKVLDGFVDVVKPHGGKGVAFFKVEDGAVSGGISKFITEEVLASLSSLSDLDGDAKNGTWLFFADQEGIVHDSADALRRHLGRELGLIKDGYAFLWVNDFPCFETDESRFYAKHHPFTSPKISEMDKFMNEEINVSNKTLRDLPAQAYDLVCNGYELGGGSIRIHNGAVQERMFEVLGMSEEEVANQFGFFVNALKYGTPPHGGIALGLDRITMVKAGTDNIRDVIAFPKTTTASDMMSNAPSVPSKEQTDELHFGFLK
- a CDS encoding septum formation initiator family protein; the protein is MQFSLGRNRGPSASGSASTTNSSSEQNSRSAAMQKAIERNRAKMASRQDQRGTPAGAPSRASAPMGTPPPMPRASATSARPRPMSAPSRDEGASSESGSSVLAKLRAQRAQREASAAPKPSVSASPSAAPTRKPITQADNIEMSSPLRKKTTAPAAVNYADQTPVKAIAKAKTAVSAKRKVKSKSKKKGELTHWGVKLCWGFCLFLLGRLVFSQGGVIEYFDKKSTLDQAYHEVTLLKAENDGLMKELDLIRNNHRYKKKLVRDHLGYIARDEYLILFPETSETSDRGLSSI